One Granulicella sp. 5B5 DNA window includes the following coding sequences:
- a CDS encoding SDR family oxidoreductase — MFRLDGKRAVITGAASGIGMAMAELFAANGATVVAVDLDAEKAETTAKRLGVYAEGYGCDVADEQSVMRCFEKIGGPVDILVNSAGVAHVGTLRSTTVADMDRLYAVNVRGTYLCMKAAIEPMVKQGKGVILNLASIAATSGLADRFAYSMTKGAVLSMTLSVAKDYLASGVRCNCVSPARVHTPFVDGFVAKNYPGREAEKFAELGASQPIGRMGKPEEIAALALYLCSDEAAFLTGCDYPIDGGYFNLR; from the coding sequence ATGTTTCGACTGGATGGGAAGAGGGCTGTGATTACCGGGGCCGCGAGCGGCATCGGGATGGCGATGGCGGAGTTGTTTGCGGCTAATGGCGCGACGGTGGTGGCCGTGGACCTGGATGCGGAGAAGGCCGAAACCACGGCGAAGCGGCTGGGCGTGTATGCCGAGGGGTATGGGTGTGATGTAGCGGACGAGCAGAGTGTGATGCGATGCTTCGAGAAGATCGGCGGGCCGGTGGATATTCTGGTGAACTCTGCCGGTGTTGCGCATGTTGGAACTTTGCGGTCGACAACGGTGGCGGACATGGACCGGCTGTATGCGGTGAACGTGCGCGGCACGTATCTTTGTATGAAGGCTGCGATTGAGCCGATGGTGAAGCAGGGCAAGGGCGTGATTTTGAACCTGGCTTCGATTGCGGCGACCTCGGGACTGGCGGACAGGTTTGCGTACTCGATGACGAAGGGTGCGGTGCTTTCGATGACGTTGTCGGTGGCGAAGGATTACCTGGCGTCGGGTGTGCGGTGTAACTGCGTGTCGCCGGCGCGGGTGCATACGCCGTTTGTCGATGGGTTCGTCGCGAAGAATTATCCGGGGCGCGAGGCGGAGAAGTTTGCAGAGCTGGGTGCCTCGCAGCCGATTGGACGCATGGGCAAGCCGGAGGAGATCGCAGCGCTGGCTTTGTATCTGTGCTCGGATGAAGCCGCGTTCCTGACCGGATGCGACTATCCGATCGATGGCGGATACTTCAATTTGCGTTGA
- a CDS encoding L-fuconate dehydratase: protein MLVAITITNVRVIDLRFPTSRESIGSDAVNKDPDYSAAYCILETDAGLSGHGLTFTLGRGTDLVASALTYLTANVKGRTLGSITSDLNAFYLQVTGDTQFRWLGPEKGVIHLACAALLNAIWDLYAKAEGKPVWRLLADMTPEQIVACIDFRYISDALTPDKALAILRSKQSGRAERLVQLEADGYPAYTTSAGWFGYSEDKIRRLCQEGLADGWTHFKLKVGGDAEDDLRRARIMRQAIGPHNRMMVDANQKWGVEEAITRTLQLAEVGPWWMEEPTSPDDILGHARIRREAAPTRIATGEHCHNSIMFKQLLQARAIDVCQIDSCRVASINENLAIMLMAAKFGVPVCPHAGGVGLCEYVQHLAIFDYLGISGTLENRVIEYVDHLHEHFVTPVVIRHGHYMVPHAPGYSAEIHPESLASYSFPEGAVWK, encoded by the coding sequence ATGCTCGTGGCCATCACCATCACCAACGTTCGTGTTATCGATCTCCGCTTTCCCACCTCGCGAGAGAGCATCGGTTCGGATGCCGTCAACAAGGACCCCGATTACTCCGCTGCCTATTGCATCCTTGAGACCGACGCCGGTCTCTCCGGCCACGGCCTCACCTTCACGCTCGGCCGCGGCACTGACCTCGTAGCCAGCGCGCTCACCTACCTCACCGCGAACGTCAAAGGCCGCACCCTCGGCTCCATCACTTCGGACCTCAACGCCTTCTACCTGCAGGTCACTGGCGACACCCAGTTCCGCTGGCTTGGCCCCGAAAAGGGCGTCATCCACCTCGCCTGCGCCGCTCTGCTCAACGCGATCTGGGACCTCTACGCCAAGGCTGAAGGCAAGCCCGTCTGGCGTCTGCTCGCCGACATGACACCCGAGCAGATCGTCGCCTGCATCGACTTCCGCTATATCTCCGATGCGCTCACGCCCGACAAAGCCCTCGCGATCCTGCGCAGCAAGCAGTCCGGTCGCGCCGAGCGACTCGTGCAGCTCGAAGCCGACGGTTACCCCGCTTACACCACCTCCGCCGGCTGGTTCGGCTACAGCGAAGACAAGATCCGCCGCCTCTGCCAGGAAGGCCTCGCCGACGGATGGACACACTTCAAGCTTAAGGTCGGCGGTGACGCCGAAGACGATCTCCGCCGCGCCCGCATCATGCGCCAAGCCATCGGCCCCCACAACCGCATGATGGTCGACGCCAACCAGAAGTGGGGCGTCGAAGAGGCCATCACCCGCACCCTGCAGCTCGCCGAAGTCGGCCCCTGGTGGATGGAAGAGCCCACCAGCCCCGACGACATCCTTGGACACGCCCGCATCCGCCGCGAAGCCGCTCCTACCCGCATCGCCACCGGTGAGCACTGCCACAACAGCATCATGTTCAAGCAGCTCCTCCAGGCCCGCGCCATCGACGTCTGCCAGATCGACAGCTGCCGCGTCGCGAGCATCAACGAAAACCTCGCCATCATGCTCATGGCCGCAAAGTTCGGTGTGCCCGTCTGCCCCCACGCTGGCGGCGTCGGTCTCTGCGAGTACGTGCAGCATCTCGCCATCTTCGACTATCTTGGAATCTCAGGCACACTCGAGAATCGTGTCATCGAGTATGTCGATCACCTGCACGAGCACTTCGTCACGCCCGTCGTCATTCGTCACGGGCATTACATGGTCCCGCACGCGCCCGGCTATAGCGCCGAGATCCACCCTGAATCCCTGGCCAGCTACAGCTTCCCTGAAGGCGCAGTCTGGAAGTAG
- a CDS encoding LamG domain-containing protein, translating into MRLKHLLGPVLFVATASLAAQMPGGTPIASPRAPEPGLLFYLSGDHGFRADYAASGLADPNYLHDVKILPNGAKGSYLQCGDNQLLSYWAPGNIYSQRGTLAFDWRSRTPVDETQFPIFRVGFGDHSSWDMVWLRIDYNGHGFDAFVTDVNLARTRVSVTLPKFPASDQWTHIALSWDETTGIRFYVNGKLEATAKPTGRFDTALDQFGPNSRIISPQGVESSYNYDRGGDLDELRIYDRALSDTNIAQLAQHETPTNIPQLLSPTHDVSSPSPHPTQEVSSPTERPTHDVSSRPEAAGRSGETRFSTTEAISSTTRFTAFLYNHGWDHPNDIPAALPAEDTVIRKVEINDAYDLKRWWWKGTDGIAETTWPGVYNRSRLPGRYDYFQLPDWDCYALSGKSVTFYMPNEKWNHLEIQGGAYGTVALLTPSSGPDAVADPDQEDTEPLLAKTLFDRPKGEQLTTHEFAKPITGGKVRFTNTDYEWPIQEFSAYYVHPGNPPAGIATLSYAITTHAAYDNPTVTPLAHFIEGRYPAGQRATMIAMPGASVGGGRTSIGHGQQNSSTSTSSAPSTPTTPTTIRYPDASASGLITSSKKEGVLTPSLPLVHIIIPSDFRSLQADEGHGASYTWENLHAGLDGIAIDLPAFNLKPTHGQYIPMNITIKDPLWPMRDMLNFSFSVKPGEPHTLWLDTRDRILPKGQSLYLTIASASPEFSTASLEGAHIRLIFKPYDEALPEHIADRLTQVRDNYANMTEESVNSRKLNLFNRFDADITDLLRVDPTNKLALEYWHEKNPEQPDAAYTPPPAPPAPGALGGSRGLQAPANAPTQKGALVPEEVPATVPTIQNVSSRPEAAGRSGETRFSTQDAKPATVPEWAWLQTRDLAELRSLIDWYVDNRQISDGEMGGGLSDDSDFFEWWPGLAMMGSNPGKLKTSLERGLEAIYNNGMFTNGLATAQYDELHSYEDGLNMLGESMQIDYGNPKEIERAMLTAKREAEWLTGYNSAGQRQIKSAYYSGTKMATGGVWGWAKDRSYFVYHPAILLADYNGNPEAVKMITETADGFLAHRRPGPNGKMQMHFTVNFHTNADLPSNGLQPWFVLWGAYEFTHDTKYLAPFNDNPTTALLAINADALDELHVRDTWGKDLLDSKPSNRRTDSGVATETTNQLKWQLTGDTTYLDKLYTSQLQTAHDREFVNRQGSLWIDRVYFNNGELQRGRLGGVALMRNYDFPGNAVSWRFDPTPDDPTPDTSIGILVPIGTPTHIKIIAYNMDKAPITAQMTGGQIDPGQWEISQCTTNPSTPASSTPAPSALTSSARPSSAPATLGYPEPSGSGLTGAAKNEGVLTPEVCSSPPRQSSSTSSAPHPSPSPSSPASQHSSN; encoded by the coding sequence TTGCGCCTCAAGCATCTCCTCGGCCCCGTCCTCTTCGTCGCCACCGCTTCACTCGCCGCCCAGATGCCCGGAGGCACACCCATCGCCTCGCCCCGCGCACCCGAGCCCGGCCTGCTCTTCTACCTATCCGGCGACCACGGCTTCCGCGCCGACTACGCCGCCAGCGGCCTCGCCGACCCCAACTACCTCCACGACGTCAAAATCCTCCCCAACGGCGCCAAAGGCAGCTACCTCCAGTGCGGCGACAACCAGCTCCTCAGCTACTGGGCTCCCGGCAACATCTACTCCCAGCGCGGCACCCTCGCCTTCGACTGGCGCTCCCGCACCCCCGTCGACGAAACCCAGTTCCCCATCTTCCGCGTCGGCTTCGGCGACCACTCCTCCTGGGACATGGTCTGGCTCCGCATCGACTACAACGGCCACGGCTTCGACGCCTTCGTCACGGACGTCAACCTCGCCCGCACCCGCGTCAGCGTCACGCTCCCCAAATTCCCCGCCTCCGACCAGTGGACCCACATCGCCCTCTCCTGGGACGAGACCACCGGCATCCGTTTCTACGTCAACGGCAAGCTCGAAGCCACTGCCAAACCCACCGGCCGCTTCGACACCGCGCTCGACCAGTTCGGCCCAAACTCCCGCATCATCTCTCCGCAGGGCGTCGAGTCCAGCTACAACTACGACCGCGGCGGCGACCTCGACGAGCTCCGCATCTACGACCGCGCCCTCTCCGACACCAACATCGCCCAACTAGCCCAGCACGAAACCCCCACCAACATCCCGCAACTCTTAAGCCCCACCCATGATGTGTCATCTCCCTCGCCACACCCCACCCAAGAAGTGTCATCTCCCACAGAGCGCCCCACCCATGATGTGTCATCTCGACCGGAGGCCGCAGGCCGCAGCGGAGAGACCCGCTTCTCTACCACCGAAGCCATCTCCTCCACCACCCGCTTCACCGCCTTCCTCTACAACCACGGCTGGGACCACCCCAACGACATCCCCGCCGCACTCCCCGCCGAAGACACCGTCATCCGCAAAGTCGAGATCAACGACGCCTACGACCTCAAGCGCTGGTGGTGGAAGGGCACCGACGGCATCGCCGAAACCACCTGGCCCGGCGTCTACAACCGCTCCCGTCTCCCTGGCCGTTATGACTACTTCCAGCTCCCCGACTGGGACTGCTACGCCCTCTCCGGCAAGTCCGTCACCTTCTACATGCCCAACGAGAAGTGGAACCACCTCGAGATCCAGGGCGGAGCCTACGGCACCGTCGCTCTCCTCACGCCCAGCAGCGGCCCCGACGCAGTAGCCGACCCCGACCAGGAAGACACCGAGCCACTCCTCGCCAAAACTCTCTTCGACCGCCCCAAAGGCGAACAGCTCACCACCCACGAGTTCGCCAAGCCCATCACCGGCGGCAAAGTCCGCTTCACCAACACCGACTACGAGTGGCCCATCCAGGAGTTCTCCGCCTACTACGTCCACCCCGGCAATCCACCTGCGGGTATCGCCACGCTCTCCTACGCCATCACCACGCACGCCGCCTACGACAACCCCACCGTCACCCCGCTCGCGCACTTCATCGAAGGCCGTTACCCCGCCGGCCAGCGCGCCACCATGATCGCCATGCCCGGCGCCTCCGTCGGCGGCGGCCGCACCTCCATCGGCCACGGCCAGCAGAATTCCTCAACTTCGACATCCTCGGCCCCGTCGACCCCGACGACCCCGACGACAATCAGGTACCCCGACGCTTCAGCGTCGGGTCTCATAACATCTTCTAAAAAAGAGGGGGTTTTAACCCCCTCGCTCCCCCTCGTCCACATCATCATCCCCTCCGACTTCCGCTCCCTCCAGGCCGACGAAGGCCACGGTGCCAGCTACACCTGGGAGAACCTCCACGCCGGCCTCGACGGCATCGCCATCGACCTCCCCGCGTTCAACCTCAAGCCCACGCACGGCCAGTACATCCCCATGAACATCACCATCAAGGACCCCCTCTGGCCCATGCGCGACATGCTCAACTTCAGCTTCTCCGTAAAGCCCGGCGAGCCCCACACCCTCTGGCTCGACACCCGCGACCGCATCCTGCCCAAGGGCCAGAGCCTCTACCTCACCATCGCCTCCGCTTCACCGGAGTTCTCCACTGCATCCCTTGAAGGCGCGCACATCCGCCTCATCTTCAAGCCCTACGACGAAGCGCTCCCCGAGCACATCGCCGACCGCCTCACCCAGGTCCGCGACAACTACGCCAACATGACCGAGGAGTCCGTCAACAGCCGCAAGCTCAACCTCTTTAATCGTTTCGACGCCGACATCACCGACCTCCTCCGCGTCGACCCCACCAACAAACTCGCCCTCGAATACTGGCACGAAAAGAACCCCGAACAGCCCGACGCCGCCTACACCCCGCCACCCGCGCCGCCAGCGCCGGGCGCTTTGGGAGGGAGCAGGGGCCTTCAGGCCCCTGCTAATGCCCCCACACAAAAAGGGGCTTTAGTCCCGGAGGAAGTACCCGCCACCGTCCCCACCATCCAAAATGTGTCATCTCGACCGGAGGCCGCTGGCCGCAGCGGAGAGACCCGCTTCTCTACCCAAGACGCCAAACCCGCCACCGTCCCCGAGTGGGCCTGGCTCCAGACCCGCGATCTCGCCGAACTCCGCTCCCTCATCGACTGGTACGTCGACAACCGCCAGATCTCCGACGGCGAGATGGGCGGCGGCCTCTCCGACGACTCCGACTTCTTCGAGTGGTGGCCCGGCCTCGCCATGATGGGCTCCAACCCCGGCAAGCTCAAAACCTCCCTTGAGCGCGGCCTCGAAGCCATCTACAACAACGGCATGTTCACCAACGGCCTCGCCACCGCGCAGTACGACGAGCTCCACTCCTACGAGGACGGCCTCAACATGCTCGGCGAGTCCATGCAGATCGACTACGGCAACCCCAAAGAGATCGAGCGCGCCATGCTCACCGCCAAACGCGAAGCCGAGTGGCTCACCGGCTACAACTCCGCCGGCCAGCGCCAGATCAAGTCCGCCTACTACAGCGGCACAAAGATGGCCACCGGCGGCGTCTGGGGCTGGGCCAAGGACCGCAGCTACTTCGTCTACCACCCCGCCATCCTCCTCGCCGACTACAACGGCAACCCCGAAGCCGTAAAGATGATCACCGAAACCGCCGACGGCTTCCTCGCCCACCGCCGCCCCGGCCCCAACGGCAAAATGCAAATGCACTTCACCGTCAACTTCCACACCAACGCCGACCTCCCCTCCAACGGCCTGCAGCCCTGGTTCGTCCTCTGGGGAGCCTATGAGTTCACCCACGACACCAAGTACCTCGCGCCCTTCAACGACAACCCCACCACCGCCCTGCTCGCCATCAACGCCGACGCTCTCGACGAGCTCCACGTCCGCGACACATGGGGCAAAGACCTCCTCGACTCCAAACCCTCCAACCGCCGCACCGACTCCGGTGTCGCCACTGAGACCACCAACCAGCTCAAGTGGCAGCTCACCGGCGACACCACCTACCTCGACAAGCTCTACACCTCGCAGCTCCAGACCGCCCACGACCGCGAGTTCGTCAACCGCCAGGGCTCACTCTGGATCGACCGCGTCTACTTCAACAATGGCGAGCTCCAGCGCGGCCGCCTCGGCGGCGTCGCCCTCATGCGCAACTACGACTTCCCCGGCAACGCCGTAAGCTGGCGCTTCGACCCCACCCCCGACGACCCAACTCCCGACACCAGCATCGGCATCCTCGTCCCCATCGGCACCCCCACCCACATCAAAATCATCGCCTACAACATGGACAAGGCCCCTATCACCGCCCAGATGACCGGCGGCCAAATCGACCCCGGCCAATGGGAGATCTCTCAGTGCACGACAAATCCATCAACCCCGGCATCTTCAACCCCCGCACCTTCAGCCTTGACATCTTCGGCCCGGCCATCTTCGGCCCCAGCGACCCTCGGGTACCCCGAGCCTTCAGGCTCGGGTCTCACAGGGGCAGCTAAGAATGAGGGGGTTTTAACCCCCGAGGTCTGCTCTTCCCCGCCACGACAAAGCTCGTCAACTTCGAGCGCTCCTCATCCCTCCCCATCGCCTTCCAGCCCGGCGTCACAACACTCATCGAACTAA
- a CDS encoding D-hexose-6-phosphate mutarotase, translated as MDAASLAKRFHLVKLVSFDEQNGLTRVHVHSAEATATIYLQGAHLTAWQPSGREPAIFLSSKSEFAVGKPIRGGVPVVFPWFANDSKKDRVDGHPGPSHGFARIQDWSLDTVERHGDDVRLVFTQGPTAMSRSMGYDAFLLTLEFLIGPTLTMAMTVKNTGSQPLHFEDAFHTYYKVADIHEVVVKGLETTSFIDKTDDFKVKPAAGEPLRFTKRTDRIYNDTIAPITIDDVAGRRRIVLHKKGSDTTVTWNQFGELPDLGPWDWHEYVAIETANVGRNAVTLAAGASATLVAHSVVGPLRG; from the coding sequence TTGGATGCAGCGTCGTTAGCGAAGCGGTTCCACCTGGTGAAGCTGGTGAGCTTCGATGAGCAGAACGGTCTGACGAGGGTGCATGTGCACTCGGCTGAGGCGACGGCGACGATCTACCTGCAGGGCGCGCACCTGACGGCGTGGCAGCCCAGCGGGCGGGAGCCCGCGATCTTTTTGAGCAGCAAGTCGGAGTTCGCGGTGGGGAAGCCGATCCGGGGTGGGGTGCCGGTGGTGTTTCCGTGGTTTGCCAATGACAGCAAGAAGGACCGGGTGGATGGGCATCCGGGGCCGTCGCATGGGTTTGCACGGATTCAGGACTGGTCGTTGGATACAGTGGAGCGGCATGGTGACGATGTGCGGCTGGTGTTCACGCAGGGGCCGACGGCGATGAGCCGCAGTATGGGCTACGACGCGTTCCTGCTGACGCTGGAGTTCCTGATTGGGCCGACACTGACGATGGCGATGACGGTGAAGAATACGGGCTCGCAACCGCTGCACTTTGAGGATGCGTTCCATACCTACTACAAGGTGGCCGACATTCACGAGGTGGTCGTGAAAGGGCTGGAGACGACCTCGTTTATCGATAAGACCGATGACTTCAAGGTGAAGCCTGCGGCGGGAGAGCCGCTACGGTTTACCAAGCGGACGGACCGGATTTATAACGATACGATCGCGCCGATCACGATCGACGATGTGGCTGGGCGGCGGAGGATTGTGCTGCACAAGAAGGGGTCCGACACGACGGTGACGTGGAACCAGTTTGGGGAGCTGCCGGACCTGGGGCCGTGGGACTGGCATGAGTATGTGGCTATCGAGACGGCGAATGTGGGGCGGAATGCGGTGACGCTCGCCGCTGGGGCGAGCGCCACGCTGGTGGCGCATTCGGTGGTTGGTCCGCTCCGGGGCTAA
- a CDS encoding cupin domain-containing protein, giving the protein MSQQVTPVIPSQDAGMSVPEPGLRRQVMTYTDNLMLVRHRMEKGWVGARHSHPHEQMVFILSGKIQFESPAGTFLVGSGDSFIVLGNIEHQASALEDSEVLDIFTPYREDYAPKA; this is encoded by the coding sequence ATGTCGCAGCAAGTCACCCCTGTCATCCCCTCGCAGGACGCCGGCATGTCCGTCCCCGAACCCGGCCTCCGCCGCCAGGTCATGACCTACACAGACAACCTCATGCTCGTCCGTCACCGCATGGAAAAGGGCTGGGTCGGAGCCCGCCACTCCCACCCCCACGAGCAGATGGTCTTCATCCTCAGCGGCAAAATCCAGTTCGAATCCCCCGCCGGCACCTTCCTCGTCGGCTCCGGCGACAGCTTCATCGTCCTCGGCAACATCGAGCACCAGGCCTCGGCCCTCGAAGACTCCGAAGTCCTCGACATCTTCACCCCCTACCGCGAGGACTACGCCCCCAAGGCCTAG